In Liquorilactobacillus hordei DSM 19519, the following proteins share a genomic window:
- the map gene encoding type I methionyl aminopeptidase, which translates to MITLKSPREIKEMAKSGAILAGMHIGLRKIIKPGISSWEIEKFARKYFKDNGAIPEQIGFEGYKYATCISVNDEICHGFPRKGLILKDGDLIKVDTVVNYHGAMSDSCWSYVVGKSTPEIDRLMKVTKEALYLGIEQAQVGKRIGDIGAVIQHYTEDVNGYGDVRDFIGHGIGPTMHENPSVPHYGEAGKGLRLRAGMTITIEPMINMGTWKAEMDDPNGWTARTADGSLSCQFEHTIVITEDGPKILTSQDPDFDKKYLLD; encoded by the coding sequence ATGATTACATTGAAGTCACCACGAGAAATTAAAGAAATGGCTAAGTCAGGTGCAATTCTTGCAGGAATGCATATCGGATTGAGGAAAATTATCAAACCTGGAATTTCTAGTTGGGAGATTGAAAAATTTGCACGTAAGTATTTTAAAGATAATGGTGCAATTCCTGAGCAAATTGGTTTTGAGGGTTATAAGTATGCAACTTGTATTAGTGTGAATGATGAAATATGTCACGGTTTTCCAAGAAAGGGACTTATTTTAAAAGATGGAGACCTAATCAAGGTCGATACTGTTGTTAATTATCATGGTGCAATGAGTGACTCATGTTGGAGTTATGTTGTAGGGAAATCAACCCCAGAGATTGATCGTTTGATGAAGGTTACAAAAGAGGCTCTTTATCTAGGAATTGAACAGGCTCAAGTTGGGAAAAGAATTGGCGATATTGGTGCTGTGATTCAACATTATACTGAAGATGTCAATGGATATGGTGATGTTCGTGACTTTATTGGTCATGGAATTGGACCTACAATGCATGAGAATCCTAGTGTTCCACATTATGGTGAGGCTGGAAAAGGATTGCGATTACGTGCGGGGATGACAATTACAATTGAACCAATGATTAATATGGGAACATGGAAGGCTGAAATGGACGATCCGAATGGTTGGACGGCAAGAACCGCTGATGGAAGTCTCTCATGTCAATTTGAGCATACAATCGTTATTACTGAAGATGGTCCCAAGATTTTAACATCACAAGACCCAGATTTTGATAAAAAATATTTGCTTGATTAA
- a CDS encoding flavodoxin — translation MTKAKVVFASITGNNEDIADIVTSKLEEKNITVDIEEISQCDPSDFEDVDLCIVVPYTYDEGALPDEGIDFFEDMANLDLTGKIFGVAGSGDTFYGEYYCVAVDKFEEAFEHAGATKGTNSVKINLAPDTEEDLQKLDVFVNELVAKIAK, via the coding sequence ATGACTAAAGCAAAAGTCGTATTTGCATCAATTACTGGAAATAATGAAGATATTGCCGATATCGTAACAAGTAAACTGGAAGAAAAAAACATTACCGTTGACATTGAAGAAATCTCACAATGTGATCCATCTGATTTTGAAGATGTTGATTTATGTATCGTTGTCCCTTATACATACGATGAGGGTGCCCTTCCTGACGAAGGAATTGATTTTTTTGAAGACATGGCAAATTTAGATTTAACAGGTAAAATTTTCGGGGTCGCAGGCTCTGGTGACACTTTCTACGGAGAATATTATTGTGTCGCTGTTGATAAATTTGAAGAAGCTTTTGAGCATGCTGGGGCTACCAAAGGAACCAATAGTGTCAAAATAAATCTGGCTCCAGATACGGAAGAAGATTTGCAAAAATTGGATGTCTTTGTAAATGAGCTAGTTGCAAAAATAGCCAAGTAA
- a CDS encoding YfhO family protein codes for MTFSFTKKNNLKLYLQYTAIFALIAFFVYGTYFVTGHSLIWHLDGAQQHLPLLEEFRKTLFKILKHPFSSWPQWSFKLGLGGDIFQINAYYVTGDIFNYLILLFPASKIIFAYQFLIILRLYCVGLVFCYFASHFFSKNAIILSGTVVYLFNAFLLYANIAQPFFSIPFMIFPLLILGIERVLQQKSIWPLTLAFCWMLFSNFYFAYILGFGALLYLILRYLLTYRKKINFFKTLFNLGLSTAISLSATAILWFPEMLAVFSSTRSNAPFANGLRLYPLYYYLALPSQLINGGNRNFYFWSALGFASISFFSIIFILIKIKKYPLLGTSFILGLIMLLFPQFGALFNGLTSPSNRWTLMLSLPIALSVCILIEQLPKLTHKVRLALTYCLTIYSCWIFLTYFFQNDEKLFIPMAFLFIGYGFLIYHSSGTKNHSNYAFLALIICNVIFNAIYFEAPYNGGYSNEMLPLKSFEKLVKTRYAGLDKDVKSSNSYRVSTTSQNYNLGNSFHMYNAQPNKLNSITSYYSLQNVNIGNFAQKMQNSQYEANIPISQFSDRTVLNNFLGVKYIFNQINQKNSTKIPANYLAEKASTRLTSGSNNQSGVDTQTVRYKTNQAFPLIYWQDTVINSQQLKSMTTTARERALASGVYVNNSIAKHYSKTKLSTDTQTIKYYIVSSRGNIVDTSSLEHLDSTETYKIILKNPENYENSELHIELNNIKYQQLSLKKQIQLEQNKQATLTSNGIITNDDSYNYYRYLRYHILNGSPDNSFSISVSSNLGTESITQPKQSELSFYKTVKSGVLNLGYFTSTPKYLTLTPSKLGIYKFQLQIVAEKLGKNYNREVTKIQKNRLKSMKFSQNNITGKIKTVKKGILTSSIPFSEGWKIYDNGKKLKTIKTNTGFLGTQLQAGSHDIHLIYSTPGLKTGKIISILGIILTIVFAFLLFLINKFFHKNN; via the coding sequence TTGACATTCTCATTTACAAAAAAAAATAATTTGAAATTATATTTGCAATATACTGCAATCTTTGCGCTTATTGCTTTTTTTGTGTACGGTACATATTTTGTTACCGGTCATTCTCTAATCTGGCATTTAGATGGTGCACAACAACATCTACCCTTGCTGGAGGAATTTCGTAAAACGCTGTTTAAGATATTGAAGCATCCTTTTTCATCTTGGCCACAATGGTCATTCAAACTAGGGCTTGGTGGAGACATTTTTCAAATTAACGCATACTACGTAACGGGTGATATTTTTAACTATTTGATTTTGCTGTTTCCAGCTTCAAAAATTATTTTTGCATATCAATTTTTAATTATATTGCGCTTATACTGTGTTGGCCTTGTTTTTTGTTATTTTGCTTCTCATTTTTTTTCTAAAAATGCAATCATTCTTTCTGGAACAGTTGTCTACTTGTTTAATGCATTTTTACTTTATGCAAACATTGCGCAACCTTTTTTCTCCATTCCTTTTATGATTTTTCCATTATTAATACTTGGAATTGAACGTGTACTGCAGCAAAAATCAATTTGGCCATTAACCCTTGCTTTTTGTTGGATGCTTTTTAGTAACTTCTACTTTGCATATATTCTAGGATTTGGTGCGCTATTGTACCTGATTTTGCGCTACCTATTAACCTACCGCAAAAAAATAAACTTTTTCAAAACTTTATTTAACTTAGGGTTAAGTACGGCTATTTCACTTTCCGCAACTGCTATCTTATGGTTTCCAGAGATGTTGGCCGTCTTTTCATCTACACGTAGCAATGCACCTTTTGCAAATGGACTACGTCTTTATCCACTTTATTACTACTTGGCACTCCCCTCACAGCTAATTAACGGAGGTAATCGTAATTTTTATTTCTGGAGTGCTTTGGGATTTGCCAGCATTAGCTTCTTTTCAATTATTTTTATCCTTATTAAAATCAAAAAATATCCGCTTTTGGGAACAAGTTTTATTCTAGGATTAATCATGTTGTTATTCCCACAATTTGGCGCATTATTTAATGGCTTAACTTCTCCTTCCAATCGTTGGACATTAATGTTATCACTACCAATTGCACTTTCAGTTTGTATATTAATTGAACAACTCCCTAAACTGACACATAAGGTAAGATTGGCTTTAACTTATTGTCTTACAATATATAGTTGCTGGATTTTTTTAACTTATTTCTTTCAAAATGATGAAAAACTTTTTATTCCAATGGCCTTTTTATTCATTGGTTATGGTTTCTTAATCTACCACTCCAGTGGAACAAAGAATCATTCTAATTATGCCTTTTTAGCCTTAATTATATGTAATGTTATTTTCAACGCTATTTATTTTGAAGCTCCCTATAATGGTGGCTATTCAAACGAAATGCTACCTCTCAAAAGCTTTGAGAAACTTGTTAAAACACGATATGCTGGATTAGATAAGGATGTAAAATCATCTAATTCCTACCGGGTTTCAACTACTAGTCAAAATTATAATTTGGGTAATAGTTTCCATATGTATAATGCACAACCTAACAAACTAAACTCGATTACTTCCTACTATTCGTTGCAAAATGTCAATATTGGTAATTTTGCTCAAAAAATGCAGAATTCACAATATGAAGCAAATATTCCTATTAGTCAATTTAGTGATCGAACAGTTTTAAACAATTTTCTAGGCGTTAAATATATCTTTAACCAAATCAATCAAAAAAATTCTACTAAAATTCCGGCGAATTACTTGGCTGAAAAAGCATCTACTCGCTTGACAAGTGGAAGTAATAATCAATCTGGTGTTGACACTCAAACTGTTCGCTATAAAACCAATCAAGCTTTCCCACTCATTTATTGGCAAGATACAGTCATTAATTCCCAACAATTAAAATCAATGACAACAACTGCTAGGGAACGTGCACTCGCATCTGGTGTATACGTAAACAATTCGATAGCTAAACACTACAGTAAAACTAAATTATCAACTGACACCCAAACAATCAAATATTATATTGTTTCAAGTCGTGGTAACATTGTAGACACATCGAGCCTTGAACACTTGGATAGTACGGAAACCTATAAAATTATCTTAAAGAATCCAGAAAACTATGAAAATAGCGAATTGCATATTGAATTAAACAATATCAAATATCAGCAATTGTCGCTAAAAAAACAGATTCAGCTTGAGCAAAATAAGCAGGCCACACTGACTTCAAATGGCATTATTACTAACGATGACAGTTATAACTATTATCGTTATCTGCGGTACCATATTCTAAATGGTTCACCTGATAACAGCTTTAGTATTAGTGTTTCTTCGAATTTAGGGACAGAAAGTATTACACAGCCCAAGCAATCGGAGCTGTCATTTTATAAAACTGTAAAGTCAGGTGTTCTTAATCTAGGATACTTTACCTCAACTCCTAAATATCTCACTTTGACACCTTCAAAATTGGGAATATACAAGTTTCAGCTCCAAATTGTTGCTGAAAAATTAGGGAAAAACTATAATCGTGAAGTTACAAAGATCCAAAAAAATCGCTTGAAATCGATGAAATTCTCCCAGAACAATATTACTGGGAAGATTAAAACGGTTAAGAAGGGCATTTTAACTTCTTCAATTCCATTTTCTGAAGGTTGGAAAATTTATGACAATGGAAAAAAATTAAAAACGATTAAGACTAATACCGGCTTTTTGGGGACTCAGCTTCAAGCTGGCTCCCATGATATTCATCTAATTTACTCTACTCCTGGATTGAAGACTGGTAAAATAATATCAATACTCGGTATTATTTTGACAATCGTATTCGCATTTTTACTTTTTTTAATTAATAAATTTTTCCATAAAAACAACTGA
- a CDS encoding NAD(P)-dependent oxidoreductase: protein MNKLLLLGDLVPQAKQKILDLGYNFDVLSDAQSFAQLSPQDFPEYEGIIVRNIEPVDPRFITELPNLKIIARNGAGTDNVPIELATNSNIWVSNTPGANAQAVAEHALALVMYLLKDFGNNKMAKKTDLSKAVGAELHGKTVGVVGWGFIGKKFAEIMSVLGANVIFYNRSKRTTDFAKQVELDELFSTSDIISLHIPVTADTKYLVTSELIRKTKKQPILINTSRGELVKNSVLLNGLQEGLLKAVGLDVYDNDETSLEELIANPSVIITNHSAALTTESLEAMAFGAIENVDAAIKQGKPLNPINALN, encoded by the coding sequence ATGAATAAATTATTGCTATTAGGCGACCTAGTTCCACAAGCTAAACAAAAAATCTTAGATTTGGGCTATAATTTTGATGTTCTGTCAGATGCACAATCATTCGCACAGCTTTCACCACAAGATTTTCCAGAATACGAAGGCATAATTGTTCGCAATATTGAACCTGTTGATCCTAGATTCATTACCGAATTACCGAATTTAAAAATTATTGCTCGCAATGGAGCTGGGACTGACAATGTGCCAATTGAATTGGCGACAAATTCAAATATTTGGGTTTCTAATACTCCTGGTGCAAATGCTCAGGCAGTAGCCGAACATGCCTTAGCACTCGTAATGTATCTTCTAAAAGACTTCGGCAACAACAAGATGGCAAAAAAAACGGATTTATCGAAGGCTGTAGGCGCTGAATTACATGGAAAAACAGTCGGTGTTGTTGGTTGGGGGTTCATTGGTAAAAAATTTGCTGAAATAATGTCTGTATTAGGTGCAAATGTTATTTTCTACAATCGTTCAAAAAGAACTACAGACTTTGCCAAACAAGTTGAGTTAGATGAACTATTTTCAACAAGTGACATTATTTCACTTCATATCCCTGTAACAGCTGATACGAAATATCTAGTTACTAGTGAACTAATTAGAAAAACAAAGAAACAACCTATTCTGATTAATACAAGCCGCGGTGAGCTAGTTAAAAATTCAGTCTTACTAAACGGACTTCAAGAGGGATTATTAAAGGCCGTGGGATTAGATGTTTATGATAATGATGAAACTTCACTTGAAGAATTAATTGCTAATCCCAGTGTAATTATTACAAACCATTCTGCTGCCTTAACTACAGAAAGTCTTGAAGCAATGGCATTTGGAGCTATCGAAAATGTTGATGCTGCCATTAAGCAAGGAAAACCATTAAATCCAATTAATGCATTAAATTAG
- a CDS encoding DUF1054 family protein — protein MISEEFFNVFLVQGLDERMKAIRETVQPEFEIFGEQLVLFLESKCNQKFYAHVAQHRRRTKYAPEITWCAFSQQKRGYKMGPHFQIAVNKDYLALWLSFIDNPKGEEKMAATFIKNPKKILTIPADFDVSLDHTITKTEKVGATDIIRDLQRWKNVKKGEFQIGKVFPKEFFKKKTNEEFLLESDTVFAKLIPIYQEAIGAVKD, from the coding sequence ATGATATCAGAGGAATTTTTCAATGTATTCTTAGTACAAGGACTTGATGAAAGAATGAAGGCAATCAGAGAAACTGTACAGCCAGAATTTGAAATTTTTGGGGAACAATTAGTTCTTTTTCTTGAATCAAAGTGTAATCAGAAATTTTATGCACATGTGGCACAGCATCGTAGAAGAACAAAATATGCACCAGAAATAACATGGTGTGCATTTAGTCAACAAAAAAGGGGTTATAAGATGGGACCTCATTTTCAAATAGCAGTCAACAAAGACTACCTTGCACTGTGGTTATCATTTATTGATAATCCCAAAGGAGAAGAGAAAATGGCTGCTACATTTATTAAAAATCCAAAGAAAATATTAACTATTCCAGCAGATTTTGATGTGTCGCTCGACCATACTATTACAAAGACAGAAAAAGTTGGTGCTACGGATATAATTAGAGACTTGCAGCGATGGAAGAATGTAAAAAAAGGTGAATTTCAGATTGGAAAAGTTTTCCCAAAAGAATTCTTTAAAAAAAAGACAAATGAGGAGTTTTTGCTTGAATCGGATACTGTTTTTGCAAAACTAATTCCTATTTATCAAGAAGCCATTGGTGCAGTTAAAGATTAG
- a CDS encoding ABC transporter ATP-binding protein, translated as MKDFKLSIAYFKHYLKPYWKGLLFVVGLTIISTWAQIKAPIYLGKSMTSLSKYLVAYMNPATRHSASLASFHNALWMILGFYLLSVCTMLISSLLVSRINALSTNKMQRGLFGKLQKMTVSYFDRHQDGKILSLFTSDLDNIFNAMNQAIFELISQIVLYIGVIWMMFSLNLKLAVATVASTPFVILIAFLIIRKARYHIDNQQNEISKLNGYINEQINGEKIIITNGLQEKSVENFKVLNERVRKSTFKGQLYSGMLFPLMQGLSLLNLAIVIAYGSWMVINGDVGKAVGLGLVVTFVQYSQQYFQPITQITSMYSMLQLAMTGAKRLVTVLRQPEEQMNKNGHQLLKVDEGVELKNVHFEYSKGKEILHGIDIDVKKGKMVALVGPTGSGKTTVMNLLNRFYDVTNGEVLFDGTDVKDFELHSLRKNVGIVLQDSVMFSGTIADNIKFGLPEATDEQMIAAAKQAHINDYIESLPDKYETKVDDENSILSVGQKQLLSIARTLLTDPSFLILDEATSNVDMVTEEKIKKAMDNVIAGRTSFVIAHRLKTIVEADEIIVLKDGVVIERGNHQKLLKDKGFYYNLYVNQMVFE; from the coding sequence ATGAAGGATTTTAAGTTATCAATTGCATACTTCAAACATTATTTAAAACCTTATTGGAAAGGATTACTCTTTGTCGTGGGGCTAACTATAATTTCCACTTGGGCGCAGATAAAAGCACCAATTTATCTTGGAAAATCGATGACAAGTCTTAGTAAATATCTAGTAGCTTATATGAATCCAGCAACGCGACATAGTGCTTCTTTGGCTAGTTTTCACAATGCTCTTTGGATGATACTTGGATTTTATCTCCTGTCAGTATGTACAATGTTAATTTCAAGCCTGCTAGTTTCACGAATAAATGCCTTATCAACCAATAAGATGCAACGTGGGTTGTTTGGAAAGTTGCAAAAAATGACAGTTAGTTACTTTGATAGACACCAAGATGGTAAGATTTTATCGTTATTTACGTCTGATCTAGATAATATTTTCAATGCGATGAATCAAGCAATTTTTGAATTGATCTCACAGATAGTTCTCTATATAGGTGTTATCTGGATGATGTTCTCATTGAATTTAAAACTAGCAGTAGCAACAGTTGCTTCAACCCCATTCGTAATCTTAATTGCCTTTTTGATTATTAGAAAGGCAAGATATCATATTGATAATCAGCAAAATGAAATTAGTAAATTAAATGGATATATTAATGAACAAATTAATGGTGAGAAGATAATTATTACGAATGGTCTTCAGGAAAAGTCCGTTGAAAATTTTAAAGTTTTAAATGAGCGTGTGCGAAAATCAACATTTAAAGGGCAGTTATATTCAGGAATGCTTTTTCCATTGATGCAAGGACTGTCACTGCTTAACTTAGCAATTGTCATAGCCTATGGGTCTTGGATGGTGATTAATGGAGATGTGGGTAAAGCAGTTGGACTTGGATTGGTAGTTACTTTTGTGCAGTATTCACAACAATACTTCCAACCAATTACGCAGATTACATCTATGTATTCTATGTTGCAGTTGGCGATGACAGGGGCCAAAAGATTGGTTACGGTGCTAAGACAGCCTGAAGAACAGATGAACAAAAACGGGCATCAACTTTTGAAGGTTGATGAGGGCGTTGAATTAAAGAATGTTCATTTTGAATATAGTAAAGGAAAAGAAATTCTGCATGGAATTGATATTGATGTGAAAAAAGGTAAAATGGTTGCATTGGTTGGACCAACTGGCTCAGGTAAAACAACGGTCATGAACTTATTGAATCGCTTCTATGATGTAACAAATGGTGAAGTTTTATTTGATGGAACGGATGTAAAAGATTTTGAACTGCATTCTTTGCGTAAAAATGTTGGAATTGTATTACAAGATTCAGTTATGTTTTCAGGCACAATTGCGGACAATATCAAGTTTGGATTACCAGAAGCAACCGATGAACAGATGATTGCTGCTGCAAAACAAGCACACATTAATGACTATATTGAAAGCTTACCAGATAAATATGAAACTAAAGTTGATGATGAAAATTCAATATTATCTGTTGGACAAAAACAATTACTCAGTATTGCTAGAACTTTGTTAACTGATCCGAGTTTTTTAATTCTAGATGAGGCAACTTCAAATGTTGACATGGTTACAGAGGAAAAAATAAAAAAAGCAATGGATAATGTGATCGCCGGAAGGACAAGTTTCGTTATTGCTCATCGACTCAAAACGATTGTGGAAGCAGATGAGATTATTGTTCTAAAAGATGGTGTAGTAATAGAACGTGGAAATCATCAGAAATTACTAAAAGATAAAGGTTTTTATTATAATTTGTATGTTAACCAAATGGTGTTTGAATAG
- a CDS encoding ABC transporter ATP-binding protein, translating to MEILKPYLKNNYLSIIGAIISVIILAGSTLWQPKLLQTIMKAIIANNRNEVYDYGVQLIVLAVIGIIAGIASTFFSAKVAQSVTTDLRADLYTKIQGFSFGNIEKFSAGSLVVRLINDMNQILNLVMTILTQLLRIPLLFIGAFILGIITIPRLWWIEILMIVLILALTGSVFSHMGDLFARFQKWLDRMNTVAKESMQGIRVIKSFNQEENETKKFAATADELKNLNLTIGYLFSLLIPAFMLISNIMILLSVYFIGAKIISHPNDLAAIASFISYLMQLMFAIIIGAMTMTMASRGMISLKRVKEVMETKPDVEFNDNAGENILASNVEFENVSFAYPNASEDSLKDISFKVKEGSFVGIVGSTGSGKTTLAQLIARLYDPTRGNVKIGGKKLQSITAATLRATVSFVLQKAVLFSGTIEDNLKQGKSDATNEEMEWALDVAQAKEFVDKYEDGVKHRVEERSANFSGGQKQRLSIARGIIGKPKILILDDSTSALDAKSEKLVQQGLESEMKMTTVFMIAEKISSVIKADTILVLDNGELVGMGTHKELLESSPIYQEIYAAQLSRTGGQA from the coding sequence ATGGAAATTTTAAAACCCTATTTGAAAAATAATTATTTATCAATAATTGGAGCCATTATTTCGGTGATTATACTTGCTGGCAGTACCTTGTGGCAACCAAAACTCTTACAGACAATTATGAAGGCAATTATCGCAAATAATCGCAACGAAGTTTATGATTATGGAGTTCAATTGATTGTTCTAGCAGTAATCGGTATCATTGCAGGAATTGCAAGTACCTTTTTTTCTGCTAAAGTAGCACAGTCAGTTACGACGGATTTAAGAGCAGATTTATACACTAAGATTCAAGGCTTTTCGTTTGGAAACATCGAAAAGTTTTCAGCTGGGAGTCTAGTTGTACGTTTAATTAATGATATGAATCAGATTCTGAATTTGGTAATGACAATATTGACACAGTTGTTGCGAATCCCTTTGCTTTTTATAGGAGCCTTTATTCTAGGAATCATTACAATTCCTAGATTGTGGTGGATTGAGATTTTAATGATTGTCTTGATATTAGCTTTAACTGGATCTGTTTTCTCGCATATGGGTGACTTATTTGCAAGATTTCAGAAATGGTTAGATCGAATGAACACTGTTGCAAAGGAGTCAATGCAAGGAATTCGAGTTATTAAATCATTTAATCAGGAAGAAAATGAGACTAAAAAATTTGCAGCAACGGCAGATGAGTTGAAAAATTTGAATTTGACGATTGGTTATTTATTTTCGCTATTGATTCCAGCATTTATGTTAATTTCGAATATAATGATTTTACTGTCGGTTTATTTTATTGGGGCAAAAATTATAAGCCATCCAAATGATTTAGCGGCAATTGCTTCCTTTATCTCATATTTAATGCAATTAATGTTTGCTATTATAATTGGAGCAATGACAATGACTATGGCATCTAGAGGGATGATTTCACTAAAACGTGTCAAAGAAGTAATGGAAACTAAACCTGATGTTGAATTTAATGATAATGCAGGCGAGAATATTTTGGCTTCAAATGTTGAATTTGAAAATGTTAGTTTTGCATATCCAAATGCTAGTGAAGATTCTTTGAAAGATATTTCCTTTAAAGTCAAAGAAGGAAGTTTTGTGGGAATTGTTGGTTCTACTGGATCAGGAAAGACAACTTTAGCCCAATTGATTGCGAGATTATATGATCCAACAAGAGGAAATGTTAAGATTGGTGGAAAAAAATTACAGTCAATTACTGCGGCGACTTTGCGCGCAACAGTTAGTTTTGTATTGCAAAAAGCGGTTCTTTTTTCTGGCACAATTGAGGATAACTTGAAACAAGGTAAATCTGACGCGACGAACGAAGAAATGGAATGGGCATTGGATGTAGCTCAGGCTAAGGAATTCGTTGATAAATATGAAGATGGTGTAAAACATCGTGTCGAAGAACGTTCAGCTAATTTTTCTGGTGGTCAAAAGCAACGATTATCAATTGCTAGAGGGATTATTGGTAAACCCAAGATATTAATTCTTGATGATTCAACGTCTGCATTAGATGCCAAGTCTGAAAAATTAGTCCAACAAGGACTTGAGAGTGAAATGAAAATGACAACCGTATTTATGATTGCTGAAAAAATATCTTCAGTAATAAAGGCAGATACAATTTTGGTGCTAGATAATGGTGAGTTAGTGGGTATGGGAACACATAAGGAATTATTAGAGAGTTCACCAATCTATCAAGAGATATATGCCGCACAACTTTCACGGACAGGAGGGCAAGCATAA
- a CDS encoding LiaF transmembrane domain-containing protein — protein sequence MKTKRFFLGILILIFATLLVSTKLEIISFHFKFWTIVLTVLFVFLLAQGIGYRRISQTVFSIAFLVILYAKELGVQALGTWTIILVAGLVSVGLSMIFKSFGRNKKWDWNWKHKISSFETDTSEKKIKINESMSSSVRYVKASNLERVAINARFASLKIYFDNVELQNDEANIFINGSLSEIMLFFPREWKVFVNINSVFSEVNTGQEEENVFEKKVYINGNLNLSELKIRYI from the coding sequence ATGAAAACAAAACGATTTTTTTTAGGAATTTTAATTTTGATATTTGCGACACTACTTGTTTCAACTAAGTTAGAGATTATTAGTTTTCATTTTAAGTTTTGGACAATCGTACTTACAGTTTTATTTGTATTTTTATTGGCACAAGGGATTGGATATAGAAGAATCTCACAAACTGTTTTTTCCATAGCCTTTTTGGTAATATTGTATGCTAAAGAACTGGGTGTTCAGGCGCTAGGAACTTGGACGATTATTTTAGTTGCCGGTTTGGTAAGTGTAGGGCTGTCAATGATTTTTAAATCTTTTGGTAGGAATAAGAAGTGGGACTGGAATTGGAAACACAAAATAAGTTCGTTTGAGACAGATACTTCTGAAAAAAAAATAAAAATTAATGAGAGTATGTCTAGTAGTGTCAGGTATGTAAAAGCAAGTAATCTGGAACGGGTTGCTATTAATGCAAGATTTGCATCTTTAAAAATATATTTTGACAATGTTGAACTTCAAAATGATGAGGCAAATATATTTATTAATGGTTCATTAAGTGAAATAATGTTATTCTTCCCTAGGGAATGGAAAGTTTTTGTTAATATCAATAGTGTTTTTAGTGAAGTCAATACTGGACAGGAAGAGGAAAATGTTTTTGAGAAGAAAGTTTATATCAATGGAAATCTGAATTTATCAGAATTAAAGATTAGATACATTTAA
- a CDS encoding LytTR family DNA-binding domain-containing protein gives MLHKQCKYPFFENDDRIVNAHTKNDLFETHLRLYELEKLLPQNFMRVSKSTIINLDAVYTLTRSLTGNLIAFHESYKQVYVSRRYVKDTKRRLESREE, from the coding sequence ATTTTACATAAGCAGTGCAAGTATCCTTTTTTTGAAAATGATGACAGAATTGTTAATGCACACACAAAGAACGATTTATTTGAGACGCATTTAAGGTTGTATGAACTTGAAAAGTTATTGCCACAAAACTTCATGAGAGTCTCTAAATCAACAATTATTAATTTAGATGCAGTGTACACTTTAACACGCAGTTTAACAGGTAATTTGATTGCTTTTCATGAATCCTATAAACAAGTATATGTTTCACGAAGATATGTTAAAGATACAAAAAGAAGATTAGAAAGCAGGGAAGAATAA